One genomic window of Streptomonospora nanhaiensis includes the following:
- a CDS encoding dCMP deaminase, whose translation MERAIALSWKCPPSQTAFSVGAIVVDVRGAVVTDGYSRRDDPHDHAEEAALRAVDPGDPRLVGATVYSSLEPCTRRASRVRSCTRLILDTRISRVVFAWREPEIFVNGEGAEELRLAGRTVVEVPDLAHRVREVNEHLLR comes from the coding sequence CTGGAGCGCGCCATCGCGCTGTCGTGGAAGTGCCCTCCCTCGCAGACGGCGTTCTCGGTCGGCGCGATCGTCGTGGACGTCCGAGGCGCGGTCGTGACCGACGGGTACTCCCGCCGCGACGACCCCCACGACCACGCCGAGGAGGCTGCGCTGCGCGCCGTGGACCCCGGCGACCCCCGGCTGGTGGGCGCCACCGTCTACAGTTCGCTGGAGCCCTGCACCCGGCGCGCCTCGCGGGTGCGCTCCTGCACCCGGCTCATCCTGGACACGCGCATCAGCCGCGTGGTGTTCGCCTGGCGCGAGCCCGAGATCTTCGTGAACGGCGAGGGCGCGGAGGAGCTCCGCCTGGCGGGCCGCACCGTGGTGGAGGTCCCGGACCTCGCCCACCGCGTGCGCGAGGTGAACGAGCACCTGCTGCGCTGA
- a CDS encoding ABC transporter substrate-binding protein gives MILPVAATVTLLATAACGGGGEGGGDGDGPQSITVGAIPIVDVAPLHLGVDQGIFEKHGIELTIENTTGGAQAVPSVVSGEFDFAFGNTTSLLVAQEQDLPVRIVANGVTSTGEEGNDFGGVVVPEGSDIAEPRDLEDATIAVNNLENIGDTTVRNTVRQAGGDSDTIEFVELPFPEMPAALERGDVDAAWVVEPFLTSAKAGGATEIASNFVDAHESLSVAYYFTTEQVIQEDPELVDNFTAAMEESLAYANDNPDEVRRILGEYTEIEESVAQEIVLPTWPTDLNRESTQAVADLMVHDGVLEDKPDLDELYR, from the coding sequence ATGATCCTCCCCGTGGCCGCCACGGTCACACTGCTCGCCACCGCCGCCTGCGGCGGGGGCGGTGAAGGCGGTGGCGACGGCGACGGGCCGCAAAGCATCACCGTCGGCGCCATCCCGATCGTCGACGTCGCGCCCCTGCACCTCGGTGTGGACCAGGGCATCTTCGAAAAGCACGGCATCGAGTTGACGATCGAGAACACCACGGGCGGCGCCCAGGCCGTGCCCAGCGTCGTCAGCGGCGAGTTCGACTTCGCCTTCGGCAACACCACCTCCCTGCTGGTCGCCCAGGAGCAGGACCTGCCCGTGCGGATCGTCGCCAACGGCGTCACCAGCACCGGCGAGGAGGGCAACGACTTCGGCGGCGTCGTGGTCCCCGAGGGCAGCGACATCGCCGAGCCGCGGGACCTGGAGGACGCCACCATCGCGGTGAACAACCTGGAGAACATCGGCGACACCACCGTGCGCAACACGGTGCGCCAGGCCGGCGGCGACTCCGACACCATCGAGTTCGTCGAGCTGCCGTTCCCGGAGATGCCCGCCGCGCTCGAGCGGGGCGACGTCGACGCCGCCTGGGTGGTCGAGCCGTTCCTGACGTCGGCCAAGGCCGGCGGCGCCACCGAGATCGCCTCGAACTTCGTGGACGCCCACGAGTCGCTGTCGGTGGCCTACTACTTCACCACCGAGCAGGTCATCCAGGAGGACCCCGAACTGGTGGACAACTTCACCGCCGCCATGGAGGAGTCGCTGGCCTACGCCAACGACAACCCCGACGAGGTGCGCCGGATCCTCGGCGAGTACACCGAGATCGAGGAGTCGGTGGCGCAGGAGATCGTGCTGCCGACCTGGCCGACCGACCTCAACCGGGAGTCGACCCAGGCCGTGGCCGACCTGATGGTGCACGACGGTGTCCTTGAGGACAAGCCCGACCTGGACGAACTGTACCGATGA
- a CDS encoding ABC transporter permease, producing the protein MSAPTTRPAGATAGGGLLRAGLRVLEVVLLPAVLIAVWWVASVTSGLYYLPTPGEIAATFAELWFSERFFEDVLPSVARLLGGFALAGVLGVGLGIVLGLSPRLRAVVEPVLEFFRAIPPPVLVPLLMLLVGVNTSMKLAVIVSGAVWPILLNTIEGVRAVDPVLVDTCRCYGVRGRRWLTTLVLRSASPQIMAGLRQGLSIAIILMVISEMFASSSGLGYSIIQFQRGFAIPEMWSGIVLLGLLGFLLALLFGLVERRVLNWYHGVRAAAKGE; encoded by the coding sequence GTGAGCGCCCCAACCACCCGCCCCGCGGGGGCCACGGCGGGCGGCGGCCTCCTGCGCGCCGGCCTGCGCGTCCTTGAGGTCGTCCTGCTGCCCGCCGTGCTCATCGCGGTGTGGTGGGTCGCCAGCGTCACCTCGGGGCTGTACTACCTGCCCACACCCGGCGAGATCGCGGCCACGTTCGCCGAGCTGTGGTTCTCCGAGCGCTTCTTCGAGGACGTGCTGCCCAGCGTGGCGCGGCTGCTGGGCGGGTTCGCCCTGGCCGGCGTGCTCGGGGTCGGGCTGGGGATCGTCCTCGGGCTCTCGCCGCGCCTGCGGGCGGTGGTCGAGCCGGTCCTGGAGTTCTTCCGGGCCATCCCGCCGCCCGTGCTGGTGCCGCTGCTGATGCTGCTCGTCGGTGTCAACACCTCGATGAAGCTCGCCGTCATCGTCTCCGGCGCGGTCTGGCCCATCCTGCTCAACACCATCGAGGGCGTGCGCGCCGTCGACCCCGTGCTCGTCGACACCTGCCGCTGCTACGGCGTCCGCGGCCGGCGCTGGCTGACCACGCTGGTGCTGCGCTCGGCCAGCCCGCAGATCATGGCCGGGCTGCGCCAGGGGCTGTCCATCGCGATCATCCTCATGGTCATCAGCGAGATGTTCGCCAGCTCCAGCGGCCTGGGCTACAGCATCATCCAGTTCCAGCGCGGCTTCGCCATCCCCGAGATGTGGAGCGGCATCGTGCTGCTCGGCCTCCTCGGGTTCCTGCTGGCGCTGCTGTTCGGCCTGGTCGAGCGGCGCGTCCTGAACTGGTACCACGGCGTGCGCGCCGCGGCCAAGGGGGAGTGA
- a CDS encoding transposase: protein MTTNLDALLTALYVHLDDHVLPSREQPVKRGPNRLLTDAELVCVAVAQVLLRHDSERHWMRAAPARIGHLFPRLPGQSEYNRHLRDLGPALLTAARWLARAVPTWWERLRLMDGTPVRCGASRVTVNRSGLGEIAGYGMDKSHHAFYWGAKLMLITTAEGAVTAFSLAHPKELDERKQALHLLHVHDCAPGPGPVPIVCDKGFAGAGIETAAEEVGHLLIRPVRQDEPEPEVKVFPSRLRQRIEAVIWTLKNQLGLERHAARTTEGLWARTCQRVCALNAAIWHNWLIGAPVKRSLIAYDH, encoded by the coding sequence GTGACGACCAACCTTGACGCCCTTCTGACCGCACTCTACGTCCACCTGGACGACCACGTCCTGCCTTCGCGCGAACAACCCGTCAAACGCGGCCCCAACCGGCTTCTCACCGACGCCGAACTCGTCTGCGTCGCGGTGGCCCAGGTCCTGCTGCGCCATGACTCCGAACGTCACTGGATGCGCGCTGCCCCCGCCCGTATCGGCCACCTCTTCCCCCGCTTGCCCGGCCAGTCCGAGTACAACCGCCACCTGCGCGATCTGGGACCGGCCCTGCTCACAGCAGCGAGGTGGCTGGCCCGGGCCGTGCCCACCTGGTGGGAGCGCCTGCGGCTGATGGACGGCACCCCGGTGCGCTGCGGCGCCTCCCGCGTCACCGTCAACCGCTCCGGCCTGGGTGAGATCGCCGGGTACGGGATGGACAAGTCCCACCACGCCTTCTACTGGGGCGCCAAGCTCATGCTCATCACCACCGCTGAGGGGGCCGTCACCGCCTTCTCCCTGGCCCACCCCAAGGAGCTGGACGAACGCAAGCAGGCCCTGCACCTGCTCCACGTCCACGACTGCGCCCCCGGCCCAGGGCCAGTGCCGATCGTATGTGACAAGGGCTTCGCCGGAGCCGGCATCGAGACCGCCGCGGAGGAGGTGGGCCATCTGCTCATCCGCCCGGTCCGCCAGGACGAGCCCGAACCCGAGGTGAAGGTGTTCCCCTCCCGGCTGCGCCAGCGGATCGAGGCCGTCATCTGGACGCTGAAGAACCAGCTCGGCCTGGAGCGCCACGCCGCCCGCACCACCGAGGGCCTGTGGGCGCGCACCTGCCAGCGGGTGTGCGCGCTCAACGCCGCGATCTGGCACAACTGGCTGATCGGGGCCCCGGTCAAGCGGTCATTGATCGCTTACGACCACTGA
- a CDS encoding ABC transporter permease, whose amino-acid sequence MSTDIADPARPSAAAAAEGGPPAPKRAPNRLLLGAAGVAAFLLLWEAVPRLGIIPGRFLPPATEVLATLGERVLLPEFWIAVLDTLIAWGLGLAIAFAAAVVLGFVVGAVPALRRFTSSTVEFLRPIPSVALIPLAILLYGTDLASTLMLVIYAAFWQIYIQVLYGVGDIDPVAEQTARSYGLGRFARLRYVAWPSALPYLMTGLRLGASVALILAVTGQLIIGTPGLGEQIAVAQASGATALVYALIIATGALGVAVNVGLRALERRALRWHVSVRGEENA is encoded by the coding sequence ATGAGCACCGACATCGCCGATCCGGCCCGTCCTTCCGCCGCCGCCGCGGCGGAGGGCGGGCCCCCCGCCCCCAAGCGGGCCCCCAACCGCCTCCTGCTGGGCGCCGCGGGCGTCGCGGCCTTCCTGCTGCTGTGGGAGGCCGTGCCCCGCCTGGGCATCATCCCCGGCCGGTTCCTGCCGCCCGCCACCGAGGTCCTGGCCACCCTGGGCGAGCGGGTCCTGCTGCCCGAGTTCTGGATCGCGGTGCTGGACACCCTCATCGCCTGGGGCCTGGGCCTGGCCATCGCGTTCGCCGCCGCGGTCGTCCTCGGGTTCGTCGTGGGCGCGGTGCCGGCGCTGCGCCGGTTCACCTCCTCCACGGTGGAGTTCTTGCGGCCCATCCCCTCGGTGGCGCTGATCCCGCTGGCCATCCTGCTCTACGGCACCGACCTGGCGTCCACACTGATGCTGGTCATCTACGCCGCCTTCTGGCAGATCTACATCCAGGTGCTCTACGGGGTCGGCGACATCGACCCCGTGGCCGAGCAGACCGCGCGCTCCTACGGGCTGGGCCGGTTCGCGCGGCTGCGCTACGTGGCCTGGCCCTCGGCGCTGCCCTACCTGATGACCGGGCTGCGGCTGGGCGCCTCCGTCGCGCTGATCCTCGCCGTCACCGGCCAGCTCATCATCGGCACCCCCGGGCTCGGCGAGCAGATCGCCGTCGCCCAGGCCAGCGGCGCCACCGCCCTGGTCTACGCGCTGATCATCGCCACCGGCGCCCTGGGTGTCGCCGTCAACGTCGGCCTGCGCGCCCTGGAGCGGCGCGCGCTGCGCTGGCACGTCTCGGTCCGCGGAGAGGAGAACGCGTGA
- a CDS encoding benzaldehyde dehydrogenase, protein MTLLNDREWRGNVFTGAWRPAKGGDAPVVSPTTGSELGRIGVANAADVAEAAENAAEAQRHWAAASFEERAAVLRRAGAKFEEEADEIAEWLMREAGSARGKAGFEVHLAVTESYECAALASQPTGEVLRSAQPRLSLARRVPAGVVGVIAPFNFPLILGMRSVAPALALGNAVLLKPDPRTAVSGGAVIAEVFREAGLPEGLLQMLPGGAEAGEALVADRHVRVVSFTGSTAAGRKVGEAAGRHLKRAHLELGGNSPLIVLEDADVERAASVGAWGSFLHQGQICMTTGRHIVHESLADAYVERLAAKAEALTVGDPEQEGTALGPIIDIGQRDRIHDLVTRSVEAGAELRAGGTYDAQFYRPTVLDRVTPETPAYSEEVFGPVAPVIRFSTLDEAAEIAAASDYGLSLGILTGNPMRGMELADRIPSGIVHINDQTVDDEAVAPFGGVGASGTGARFGGTRANLEAFTETQWVTMQSEIKRYPF, encoded by the coding sequence ATGACCCTTCTCAACGACCGCGAGTGGCGCGGCAACGTCTTCACCGGCGCCTGGCGCCCCGCCAAGGGCGGCGACGCGCCGGTCGTCTCGCCCACCACCGGCTCGGAACTGGGCCGGATCGGCGTGGCCAACGCCGCCGACGTCGCCGAGGCCGCCGAGAACGCGGCCGAGGCCCAGCGGCACTGGGCGGCGGCGTCGTTCGAGGAGCGGGCCGCCGTGCTGCGCCGGGCGGGCGCGAAGTTCGAGGAGGAGGCCGACGAGATCGCCGAATGGCTGATGCGCGAGGCCGGCTCGGCGCGCGGCAAGGCCGGGTTCGAGGTCCACCTCGCCGTGACCGAGTCCTACGAGTGCGCCGCCCTCGCCTCCCAGCCCACCGGCGAGGTGCTGCGCAGCGCCCAGCCCCGGCTCAGCCTGGCCCGGCGGGTGCCGGCGGGCGTGGTCGGGGTCATCGCGCCGTTCAACTTCCCGCTGATCCTGGGCATGCGCTCGGTGGCGCCCGCGCTGGCCCTGGGCAACGCGGTGCTGCTCAAGCCCGACCCCCGCACGGCGGTCTCGGGCGGCGCGGTGATCGCGGAGGTCTTCCGCGAGGCCGGCCTGCCCGAGGGGCTGCTGCAGATGCTCCCCGGCGGCGCCGAGGCGGGGGAGGCGCTGGTGGCCGACCGGCACGTGCGGGTCGTCTCCTTCACCGGCTCCACGGCGGCGGGCCGCAAGGTCGGCGAGGCCGCCGGCCGCCACCTCAAGCGGGCGCATCTGGAGCTGGGCGGCAACTCCCCGCTCATCGTGCTGGAGGACGCCGACGTCGAGCGCGCGGCGTCGGTGGGCGCGTGGGGGTCGTTCCTGCACCAGGGGCAGATCTGCATGACCACCGGTCGGCACATCGTGCACGAGTCGCTGGCCGACGCCTACGTGGAGCGCCTGGCGGCCAAGGCCGAGGCCCTCACCGTGGGCGACCCCGAGCAGGAGGGCACGGCGCTGGGTCCGATCATCGACATCGGCCAGCGCGACCGCATCCACGACCTCGTCACCCGCAGCGTGGAGGCGGGGGCGGAGCTGCGCGCCGGGGGCACCTACGACGCGCAGTTCTACCGGCCCACGGTGCTGGACCGGGTGACGCCCGAGACCCCGGCCTACTCGGAGGAGGTCTTCGGGCCGGTTGCGCCGGTCATCCGGTTCTCGACCCTGGACGAGGCGGCGGAGATCGCGGCCGCCAGCGACTACGGGCTGTCCCTGGGCATCCTCACCGGCAACCCCATGCGGGGGATGGAGCTGGCGGACCGGATCCCCAGCGGGATCGTGCACATCAACGACCAGACGGTCGACGACGAGGCCGTGGCCCCCTTCGGCGGCGTGGGCGCGTCGGGCACCGGCGCCCGCTTCGGCGGCACCCGCGCCAACCTGGAGGCGTTCACCGAGACGCAGTGGGTGACAATGCAGAGCGAGATCAAGCGGTACCCGTTCTAG
- a CDS encoding ABC transporter ATP-binding protein, giving the protein MLDVSGLKKIYPGQHGSVEALRDLTFKLGDGELACLVGPSGCGKTTLLKCVAGLMQPTSGTVTLAGTPVAGPPPDMAVVFQEYGRSLFPWLSVRDNVELPLKEKRLAPARRRELSDEALEAVGLTKFAGAYPWQLSGGMQQRVAIARAIAYEPRVLLMDEPFAAVDAQTRADLEDLIRALWKRFNMTVLFVTHDIDEAVYLGQRVLVMSSSPTVIQDDVAVDLPDERDQIGTRAEHRFAELRSHIYAEIRNAARPQAAATAD; this is encoded by the coding sequence ATGCTCGACGTCTCCGGACTGAAGAAGATCTACCCAGGCCAGCACGGCTCCGTCGAGGCCCTGCGCGACCTCACCTTCAAACTCGGCGACGGCGAGCTGGCCTGCCTGGTCGGGCCCTCCGGCTGCGGCAAGACCACCCTGCTCAAGTGCGTGGCCGGGCTCATGCAGCCCACCTCCGGCACCGTGACGCTGGCCGGCACGCCGGTGGCCGGGCCGCCGCCGGACATGGCCGTGGTGTTCCAGGAGTACGGCCGCAGCCTGTTCCCGTGGCTGAGCGTGCGCGACAACGTCGAGCTGCCGCTGAAGGAGAAGCGGCTCGCGCCGGCGCGCCGCCGCGAGCTGTCCGACGAGGCGCTGGAGGCGGTGGGGCTCACCAAGTTCGCCGGCGCCTACCCCTGGCAGCTCTCCGGCGGCATGCAGCAGCGCGTGGCCATCGCGCGCGCCATCGCCTACGAGCCGCGCGTGCTGCTCATGGACGAGCCGTTCGCCGCCGTGGACGCCCAGACCCGCGCCGACCTGGAGGACCTGATCCGGGCGCTGTGGAAGCGGTTCAACATGACCGTCCTGTTCGTCACCCACGACATCGACGAGGCGGTGTACCTGGGCCAGCGGGTGCTGGTGATGTCGTCCTCGCCCACGGTGATCCAGGACGACGTCGCCGTGGACCTGCCCGACGAGCGCGACCAGATCGGCACCCGCGCTGAGCACCGGTTCGCCGAGCTGCGCTCGCACATCTACGCCGAGATCCGCAACGCCGCTCGCCCGCAGGCCGCGGCCACCGCCGACTGA
- a CDS encoding DEAD/DEAH box helicase, which translates to MECVSLIDRLPAHPEPDSLYEAFASWAEDRGLTLYPHQEEALIEVVSGSNVILSTPTGSGKSLVAAGALFAALGRDECAFYTAPIKALVSEKFFELCAVFGHDNVGMMTGDASVNADAPIVCCTAEVLANIALRDGADADIGTVVMDEFHFYGDPDRGWAWQVPLLELPHVQFLLMSATLGDVTRFEDDLTRRTGRATSVVSSAERPVPLYYSYRTTPLHETLEELLETREAPVYIVHFTQAQAVERAQSLTSINMCSRAEKDAIAAEIGRFRFTTRFGRNLSRYVRHGIGVHHAGMLPKYRRLVERLAQRGLLKVICGTDTLGVGVNVPIRTVLFTALSKYDGSRVRRLGAREFHQIAGRAGRAGFDTVGNVVAQAPEHVIENEKALAKAGDDPKKRRKVVRKKAPEGFVSWDQSTFEKLIAAEPEPLKSRFRVSNAMLLSVIARPGDCFAGMRHLLTDNHDDRATQRRHIREAIAIYRSLIDGGIVERLPEPDSNGRIARLTVDLQPDFALNQPLSTFALAALELLDPASPTYALDVLTVVESTLDDPRQILAAQLNKARGEAVAQMKADGIEYDERMERLEEIDYPKPLEDLLDHAYEVYRRGHPWVGDHPLRPKSVARDLYERAMTFSDYVGFYELARSEGLVLRYLAGAYKAVSQTVPEDAKTEELRDLIEWLGELVRQVDSSLLDEWEELTNPSAARTGEGDTAEAEERVKPVTANQRAFRVLVRNALFRRVELAALGRYAELGALDAEDGWDAEAWEEAMDAYFAEHDDLGIGPDARGPAMLQITENPGVWEVRQVFDDPAGHRDWGITAEVDLAASDEAGYAVVRVVDVNRM; encoded by the coding sequence ATGGAATGCGTGAGTCTCATTGATCGTCTTCCCGCCCACCCCGAACCCGATTCCCTGTACGAGGCGTTCGCCTCGTGGGCCGAGGACCGCGGGCTCACGCTCTACCCCCACCAGGAGGAAGCCCTCATCGAGGTCGTCTCGGGGTCCAACGTCATCCTGAGCACCCCCACCGGCTCGGGCAAGAGCCTGGTGGCCGCCGGCGCCCTGTTCGCCGCCCTGGGCCGCGATGAGTGCGCGTTCTACACCGCGCCGATCAAGGCCCTGGTCTCGGAGAAGTTCTTCGAGCTGTGCGCCGTCTTCGGCCACGACAACGTCGGCATGATGACCGGCGACGCCAGCGTCAACGCCGACGCCCCCATCGTCTGCTGCACCGCCGAGGTCCTGGCCAACATCGCGCTGCGCGACGGCGCCGACGCCGACATCGGCACCGTGGTCATGGACGAGTTCCACTTCTACGGCGACCCCGACCGCGGCTGGGCCTGGCAGGTGCCGCTGCTCGAACTCCCCCACGTGCAGTTCCTGTTGATGTCGGCCACCCTCGGCGACGTCACCCGGTTCGAGGACGACCTCACCCGCCGCACCGGCCGCGCCACCAGCGTCGTCTCCTCGGCCGAACGCCCGGTCCCGCTGTACTACTCCTACCGCACCACCCCGCTGCACGAGACCCTTGAGGAGCTGCTGGAGACCCGCGAGGCCCCGGTCTACATCGTGCACTTCACCCAGGCGCAGGCGGTCGAGCGCGCGCAGTCGCTCACCAGCATCAACATGTGCTCCCGGGCCGAGAAGGACGCCATCGCCGCCGAGATCGGCCGGTTCCGGTTCACCACCCGCTTCGGCCGCAACCTGTCGCGCTACGTCCGCCACGGCATCGGTGTCCACCACGCGGGCATGCTGCCCAAATACCGCCGCCTGGTCGAACGCCTGGCCCAGCGCGGCCTGCTCAAGGTCATCTGCGGCACCGACACCCTGGGCGTGGGCGTCAACGTCCCCATCCGCACGGTGCTGTTCACCGCGCTGAGCAAGTACGACGGCTCGCGGGTGCGGCGCCTGGGCGCGCGCGAGTTCCACCAGATCGCCGGCCGCGCCGGGCGTGCCGGGTTCGACACCGTCGGCAACGTGGTGGCCCAGGCGCCCGAGCACGTCATCGAGAACGAGAAGGCGCTGGCCAAGGCCGGCGACGACCCCAAGAAGCGGCGCAAGGTCGTGCGCAAGAAGGCGCCCGAGGGCTTCGTCAGCTGGGACCAGAGCACCTTCGAGAAGCTGATCGCCGCCGAACCCGAACCCCTGAAGTCGCGGTTCCGGGTCAGCAACGCCATGCTGCTGAGCGTCATCGCCCGCCCCGGCGACTGCTTCGCGGGCATGCGCCACCTGCTCACCGACAACCACGACGACCGCGCCACCCAGCGCCGGCACATCCGCGAGGCGATCGCCATCTACCGGTCGCTGATCGACGGCGGAATCGTGGAGCGGCTGCCCGAACCCGACTCCAACGGCCGCATCGCCCGCCTCACCGTCGACCTCCAGCCCGACTTCGCGCTGAACCAGCCGCTGTCCACCTTCGCGCTGGCGGCCCTGGAACTCCTCGACCCCGCCTCGCCCACCTACGCGCTGGACGTCCTCACGGTGGTCGAGTCCACCCTGGACGACCCCCGCCAGATCCTGGCCGCGCAGCTCAACAAGGCCCGTGGCGAGGCCGTGGCGCAGATGAAGGCCGACGGCATCGAGTACGACGAGCGCATGGAGCGGCTGGAGGAGATCGACTACCCCAAGCCGCTGGAGGACCTGCTCGACCACGCCTACGAGGTCTACCGGCGCGGCCACCCGTGGGTCGGCGACCACCCGCTGCGGCCCAAGTCGGTGGCGCGCGACCTCTACGAGCGGGCCATGACCTTCTCCGACTACGTCGGCTTCTACGAGCTCGCGCGGTCCGAGGGCCTGGTGCTGCGCTACCTGGCCGGCGCCTACAAGGCGGTCAGCCAGACCGTGCCCGAGGACGCCAAGACCGAGGAGCTGCGCGACCTCATCGAGTGGCTGGGCGAACTCGTCCGCCAGGTCGACTCCAGCCTGCTCGACGAGTGGGAGGAGCTGACCAACCCCAGCGCCGCCCGCACGGGAGAGGGCGACACCGCCGAGGCCGAGGAGCGCGTCAAGCCGGTCACCGCCAACCAGCGGGCCTTCCGGGTGCTGGTGCGCAACGCCCTGTTCCGCCGGGTCGAACTCGCGGCGCTGGGCCGCTACGCCGAACTGGGCGCGCTGGACGCCGAGGACGGCTGGGACGCCGAGGCGTGGGAGGAGGCCATGGACGCCTACTTCGCCGAGCACGACGACCTCGGTATCGGCCCCGACGCCCGCGGCCCGGCCATGCTGCAGATCACCGAGAACCCCGGTGTGTGGGAGGTCCGCCAGGTCTTCGACGACCCTGCCGGGCACCGCGACTGGGGCATCACCGCCGAGGTCGACCTCGCGGCCTCCGACGAGGCGGGGTACGCGGTGGTGCGCGTGGTCGACGTCAACCGGATGTAG
- a CDS encoding RibD family protein, whose protein sequence is MPDRSLPHTILSCAMSLDGYIDDTSPERLRLSSEADFDEIDALRAECDAILVGAGTVRSDNPRLLVRSARRREERLAQGKTGDIVKVVLSERGGLDPAARVFTTGDAAKLVYVGSAAHADTARRFAAARAPGDTPRAPGGADPARPDHPASSVHPAPLPPPADRPGAADADVVVVDAGPDCDLAGILADLAERGVRRLLVEGGTGVHTRFLTAGLADEIRVAIAPFFVGDPGAPRFVGAGDFANDPRHPMRLAEARALGDMVVLRYVPRTASPAEPGSAPNAASASDSAPAASASASDSAPAPDAAAPAFTTPTGRDR, encoded by the coding sequence ATGCCCGACCGATCGCTGCCCCACACCATTCTGAGCTGTGCGATGTCGCTCGACGGCTACATCGATGACACCAGCCCGGAACGGCTGCGGCTGTCCTCGGAGGCCGACTTCGACGAGATCGACGCGCTTCGCGCGGAGTGCGACGCGATCCTGGTGGGTGCGGGGACCGTCCGCAGCGACAACCCCCGGCTGCTGGTCCGGTCGGCGCGGCGGCGTGAGGAGCGGTTGGCGCAGGGCAAGACCGGCGACATCGTCAAGGTGGTCCTCAGCGAGCGGGGCGGTCTGGACCCCGCGGCGCGGGTCTTCACCACCGGCGACGCGGCCAAGCTGGTCTACGTGGGCAGCGCAGCGCACGCCGACACCGCCCGCCGGTTCGCCGCCGCGCGGGCTCCCGGCGACACCCCCCGCGCCCCCGGCGGGGCCGATCCGGCGCGGCCGGACCACCCGGCGTCCTCAGTGCACCCGGCCCCTCTGCCGCCCCCGGCGGACCGGCCCGGTGCCGCGGACGCGGACGTGGTCGTGGTGGACGCGGGGCCGGACTGCGACCTCGCCGGAATCCTGGCCGACCTCGCCGAACGCGGTGTCAGGCGCCTCCTGGTGGAGGGCGGCACCGGGGTGCACACGCGGTTCCTCACCGCCGGGCTGGCCGACGAGATCCGCGTGGCCATCGCGCCGTTCTTCGTGGGCGACCCCGGCGCCCCGCGCTTCGTCGGCGCGGGCGACTTCGCCAACGACCCCCGCCACCCCATGCGGCTCGCCGAGGCCCGCGCCCTCGGCGACATGGTCGTGCTGCGCTACGTCCCGCGAACCGCGTCCCCCGCTGAGCCCGGTTCCGCGCCGAACGCCGCTTCCGCGTCCGACTCCGCGCCCGCCGCTTCCGCGTCCGCCTCCGACTCCGCGCCCGCCCCCGATGCCGCGGCGCCCGCCTTCACCACCCCCACCGGGAGAGACCGGTGA